A window of the Nocardia sp. NBC_01329 genome harbors these coding sequences:
- a CDS encoding TetR/AcrR family transcriptional regulator, whose translation MSASRGRRSDAEVVATARAAVVEELIEVGLAKLTMDGIAQRAGIAKTSLYRRWGSPRAVLLDALRADFPQERPTPAPTDDLRHDLLEALRLMVAWLATPTARATSAVLTERERYPELAEAIYREVFEPKGGRFTTTVLRHYAGTGLIDPARLTAVVLDIGEALVLKFALDSGELPGESTLADIVDQAILPAVGHRA comes from the coding sequence ATGTCCGCCTCACGTGGCCGCCGCAGCGATGCCGAAGTGGTGGCGACCGCACGTGCCGCGGTCGTCGAGGAACTCATCGAGGTGGGCCTGGCGAAGCTCACCATGGACGGGATCGCGCAACGCGCCGGTATCGCGAAAACCTCGCTGTACCGGCGCTGGGGCAGCCCGCGAGCGGTATTGCTGGACGCGTTGCGCGCCGACTTCCCGCAGGAGCGCCCGACACCGGCACCGACCGACGATCTCCGGCACGACCTGCTCGAAGCACTGCGGCTGATGGTGGCCTGGCTGGCCACCCCGACCGCGCGCGCCACCAGCGCGGTCCTCACCGAACGCGAGCGGTATCCGGAGTTGGCCGAGGCCATCTACCGCGAGGTGTTCGAGCCCAAGGGCGGACGTTTCACCACCACCGTCCTGCGGCACTACGCCGGCACCGGCCTCATCGACCCGGCGCGGCTCACCGCCGTGGTGCTCGATATCGGCGAGGCCCTGGTGCTGAAATTCGCCCTCGACTCGGGTGAGCTCCCCGGTGAGAGCACCCTCGCCGATATCGTCGATCAGGCGATTCTGCCCGCGGTCGGGCATCGCGCCTGA
- a CDS encoding Dps family protein, with amino-acid sequence MNVPIKSTLDPEQQHITGEALRATVIDLIDLSLIAKQAHWNVLGRNFRSVHLALDELVTAARDFTDDAAERATSIGVSPDGRAATVAKEAGGLEFPDGWQQDTDVIEAIVKNLNTVIVRLRERIAATEKADPVSQDLFIQIAGRLEQLHWMWQAQLASA; translated from the coding sequence ATGAACGTCCCCATCAAGAGCACCCTCGACCCGGAACAGCAGCACATCACCGGTGAGGCGCTACGCGCCACGGTCATCGACCTCATCGATCTGTCGCTGATCGCCAAGCAGGCCCACTGGAACGTCCTCGGCCGGAATTTCCGCTCCGTCCACCTCGCACTGGACGAGCTGGTGACCGCGGCCCGTGATTTCACCGACGACGCCGCCGAACGCGCGACCTCCATCGGGGTCAGCCCGGACGGCCGTGCCGCCACCGTCGCCAAGGAGGCCGGCGGTCTGGAGTTCCCCGACGGCTGGCAGCAGGACACCGATGTCATCGAAGCCATCGTCAAGAACCTCAACACGGTCATCGTGCGTTTGCGCGAGCGCATCGCGGCCACCGAGAAGGCGGACCCGGTGAGTCAGGACCTTTTCATCCAGATCGCGGGCCGACTCGAACAGCTGCACTGGATGTGGCAGGCTCAGCTCGCCTCCGCCTGA
- a CDS encoding type 1 glutamine amidotransferase domain-containing protein, producing MAQQHDLTGRRIAILATDGVEQAELVQPRSAVEDAGASTALLSLRPGRIQAMNHDVEKGDTFAVDRVVGECGPGEFDALLLPGGTTNPDKLRQDGSAVAFVRDFFATGKPVGVICHGPWTLVEADVVRGRTLTSYPSVRTDIRNAGGTVVDEEVVNDHGLVSSRNPRDLPAFCAKIVEEFAEGKHPVHPEGATASR from the coding sequence ATGGCGCAGCAGCACGACCTGACCGGACGGCGAATCGCGATTCTCGCGACCGACGGCGTAGAGCAGGCAGAGCTCGTCCAGCCCCGGTCGGCCGTCGAGGACGCCGGCGCGAGTACCGCACTGCTATCGCTGCGACCCGGCCGTATCCAGGCCATGAATCACGATGTGGAGAAAGGTGACACCTTCGCCGTGGACCGGGTGGTGGGCGAATGCGGCCCCGGCGAATTCGACGCACTGCTGTTACCGGGCGGCACCACGAATCCGGACAAATTGCGCCAAGACGGATCCGCGGTGGCCTTCGTCCGGGACTTCTTCGCTACCGGTAAGCCGGTCGGGGTGATCTGCCACGGGCCGTGGACCTTGGTGGAGGCGGACGTGGTGCGCGGCCGCACTCTCACCTCGTACCCGAGTGTGCGAACCGATATCCGCAATGCGGGCGGCACCGTCGTCGACGAGGAAGTCGTGAACGACCACGGCCTGGTATCCAGCCGCAACCCCCGCGACCTGCCCGCTTTCTGCGCGAAGATCGTCGAGGAGTTCGCCGAAGGGAAACATCCCGTGCATCCGGAGGGCGCGACGGCGTCCCGCTGA
- a CDS encoding SfnB family sulfur acquisition oxidoreductase, with protein sequence MTAVGAARITSAEQARTAAAELAAEFAVDAAHRDRERALPFAELRKLAASGLLAVTVPAVHGGADLPPSAVAEVVRLLAIADPNIAQIPHSHFVYVNLLKLAGSAEQQRRYLTGVLDGAQIANAQSERGGATVADIATTVQPLAGARQFRIDGVKYYCTGSLFADYLAVLTRLDDAGGVSGLPSGQYVVFLPADTPGVRIVDDWNGFGQRTTGSGTVSFDGVVVERDQLVARTAAVDEPTAYGASAQLLHAAIDAGIARGALTAAAGFARDKSRPWFEAKVSRAIDDPLLIQRFGELAVAVSAAEATLAVAGAAVDAAREAPERVADASIAVATAKILADRAATDVSSALFEVGGTRSAADDLNLHHFWRNARTHTLHDPVRWKYQHIGRTLLHGSPPPLHGVI encoded by the coding sequence ATGACCGCCGTCGGGGCGGCCCGCATCACCTCCGCGGAGCAGGCCCGCACGGCCGCCGCGGAACTCGCCGCCGAATTCGCGGTGGACGCCGCGCACCGCGACCGGGAACGCGCGCTGCCCTTCGCCGAACTGCGCAAGCTGGCCGCCAGCGGCCTGCTCGCCGTGACGGTGCCCGCGGTCCACGGCGGCGCCGATCTGCCCCCCAGCGCGGTCGCCGAGGTGGTGCGGTTGCTCGCGATCGCCGATCCCAATATCGCGCAGATCCCGCACAGCCATTTCGTGTACGTGAACCTGCTGAAACTGGCCGGTTCAGCCGAACAGCAGCGCCGCTATCTGACCGGTGTCCTGGACGGCGCGCAGATCGCGAACGCGCAGTCCGAGCGCGGTGGGGCGACGGTCGCCGATATCGCCACCACGGTCCAGCCGCTCGCGGGTGCGCGGCAGTTCCGGATCGACGGGGTCAAGTACTACTGCACCGGTTCACTGTTCGCCGACTACCTGGCCGTGCTGACCCGGCTGGACGACGCCGGCGGGGTGTCCGGGCTACCGTCCGGCCAGTACGTCGTGTTTCTTCCGGCCGATACCCCGGGGGTCCGGATCGTGGACGACTGGAACGGGTTCGGTCAGCGCACCACCGGAAGCGGGACGGTGTCGTTCGACGGGGTCGTGGTCGAGCGCGATCAACTCGTCGCCCGTACCGCCGCCGTGGACGAGCCGACCGCCTACGGGGCCTCCGCACAGCTGCTGCACGCCGCGATCGACGCCGGAATCGCCCGCGGGGCACTGACCGCTGCTGCCGGGTTCGCCCGGGACAAGAGCCGGCCGTGGTTCGAGGCGAAGGTGAGCAGGGCGATCGACGATCCCCTGCTCATCCAGCGGTTCGGTGAACTGGCTGTGGCCGTGTCCGCGGCCGAGGCGACCCTGGCTGTCGCCGGGGCCGCCGTGGATGCCGCGCGCGAGGCTCCGGAACGCGTGGCCGATGCCTCGATCGCCGTCGCCACCGCCAAGATCCTGGCCGATCGGGCCGCCACCGACGTATCCAGTGCGCTGTTCGAGGTGGGCGGGACGCGTAGTGCGGCCGACGACCTCAATCTGCACCATTTCTGGCGCAATGCCAGGACCCATACCCTGCACGACCCGGTCCGGTGGAAATACCAGCACATCGGACGAACCCTGCTGCACGGCAGCCCGCCGCCGTTGCACGGTGTGATCTGA
- the sfnG gene encoding dimethylsulfone monooxygenase SfnG, producing MSTEKTTDQIRFAYWVPNVSGGLVTSEIEQRTGWDFEYNKKLAQTAERNGFDYALSQVRYTASYGAEFQHESTSFSLALLGATERLKVIAAVHPGLWHPAVLAKFGATADHLSGGRFAINVVSGWFAGEFTALGEPWLEHDERYRRSAEFLEVIRKIWTEDQVNYGGDFYRIRDFTLKPKPLNTPERPNPELFQGGNSSAARRNGGRYADWYFSNGKDFDGVTEQLDDLRAVARAHDREVKFGLNGFIIARDTEREAHDTLREIIDKANKPAVAGFRDAVQQAGASTRDGKGMWADSSFEDLVQYNDGFRSKLIGTPEQVAERIVAYRELGVDLILGGFLHFQEEIEYFGAKVLPLVRELEAARRPAAVAGR from the coding sequence ATGAGTACCGAGAAGACCACCGACCAGATCCGGTTCGCCTACTGGGTGCCCAATGTCAGCGGCGGTCTGGTGACCAGTGAGATCGAACAGCGCACCGGCTGGGATTTCGAATACAACAAGAAGCTCGCGCAGACCGCCGAACGCAACGGGTTCGATTACGCGCTCTCTCAGGTCCGTTACACCGCGTCCTACGGTGCCGAGTTCCAGCACGAATCCACCTCGTTCAGCCTGGCGCTGCTCGGCGCCACCGAACGGCTGAAGGTGATCGCGGCCGTGCACCCCGGTCTGTGGCATCCTGCCGTGCTCGCCAAATTCGGTGCCACCGCCGACCATCTGTCCGGCGGCCGGTTCGCCATCAATGTGGTCTCCGGCTGGTTCGCCGGGGAATTCACCGCGCTCGGTGAGCCGTGGCTCGAACACGACGAGCGGTACCGGCGCAGCGCGGAATTCCTCGAGGTGATCCGCAAGATCTGGACCGAGGACCAGGTGAACTACGGCGGCGATTTCTACCGAATCCGCGATTTCACGCTCAAGCCCAAACCGCTCAACACCCCGGAGCGCCCGAACCCCGAACTGTTCCAGGGTGGTAATTCCAGTGCGGCTCGCCGTAACGGCGGACGCTACGCCGACTGGTATTTCTCCAACGGTAAGGATTTCGACGGCGTCACCGAACAGCTCGACGATCTGCGCGCTGTCGCTCGTGCCCACGACCGCGAAGTGAAATTCGGGCTCAACGGTTTCATCATCGCCCGCGATACCGAGCGCGAAGCCCACGACACCCTGCGCGAGATCATCGATAAGGCGAACAAGCCCGCGGTGGCGGGTTTCCGGGACGCGGTGCAGCAGGCCGGTGCCTCGACCCGCGACGGGAAGGGGATGTGGGCGGATTCGAGCTTCGAGGATCTGGTCCAGTACAACGATGGTTTCCGGAGCAAACTGATCGGCACGCCCGAACAGGTCGCCGAACGGATCGTCGCCTACCGCGAACTCGGCGTGGACCTCATCCTGGGCGGATTCCTGCACTTCCAGGAGGAGATCGAGTACTTCGGTGCCAAGGTGCTGCCGTTGGTGCGTGAACTGGAGGCCGCGCGACGTCCCGCTGCGGTGGCGGGGCGATGA